Part of the Aquimarina sp. MAR_2010_214 genome is shown below.
TTAACCACTAATTTAGTACTATCTCTTGAGGTATTAATATCAAATTTATCTAAACCAACGAAGCTTTTTATTTTTTCGGGTATATCTATTAGTAAAGTTGATTGATCAGAAAAAGTTCCTTTTTCAAAGTTGATTTCTTTGTAATAAAGTCTTTCATGTTTTGTTTTTCTTCCCGACCAACTAGAATAAAAATAGTAGTATCTATTATTTAGGGCTACAATTTTTTCTTGCATTTTGTTTTCTGGTAAATCAGTAATTTCTTTAGAAGAAATAAGATTAAGGTTTTCTGTATCAAATTTTTGAACAACTAACTGTTTCCTGTTACCTTTTACTGACATTATTTGACTATCTTTCAAAGTATAATAGAACGGCCAATAACCATTATATACTCCTTCTATGTTTTCATAAGGTTCACCAATAGTATATGCGTAATCTTTGGATAAGTTGTCTTGAGCATTTAAAAAACAGCAACATAATAGGGTGAAAGTAATAATATAGGTTTTCATGCGTATAAATTTTAAGGATTAGTTGATAATAAAAGAGTGTATTTAAAGGAATAAAAAAGTTTAAATTATACAACCCTAAATAGCTATCGTTTTTTTGACAAACCACATTCTGTTTGTCTATATCTTTTAGTGTCCAAAAAAGGGATAATGTTACCTTTTATTTTAGGTTATTTTTCTAACATGTTCTACAAACTAAATGATATTAAAAAATTCCATTTCACAGATCGTAAACTTCTTGTATAGACAATAAAAAAACCTCACAGGTTTTAAAAACCTGTGAGGTCTGATTATTATAGTACGTAAATAAAGTATTAAGAACCTACTTCTTCTTTAATCTTATCTGTGCTTTTACTGGCCACCCATTTTTCTACCAATCCTTCTAATATCGTAAGTGGTACGGCTCCATTGGTTAACACTACATCATGAAACTCTCTGATATCAAACGCATCACCAAGAGCTTTTTTTGCATTTTCGCGTAACTCGAGAATCTTATTCATTCCGATTTTATATGCTGTGGCCTGACTTGGCATAACAATATGACGTTCTACCATTTTTACAGCATCACTTTCTGCATTAGGAGTATTATCTACATAATATTTAATGCCCTCTTCTCTACTCCATTTTTTGCTATGAATCCCGGTATCTACAACTAATCTGCAAGCTCTCCAAAGCTCCATTGCCAATCTCCCAAAATCTGAATACGGATCACTGTACATTCCTATTTCTTTTGGTAGTAATTCGGTATACAATCCCCAACCTTCTGTATATGCGGTATATCCACCAAATTTCCTGAATTTCGGGATGTCCTGCAATTCTTGTGCAATAGATCTCTGCATATGATGTCCCGGTATACCTTCGTGATATGCCAAAGCTTCCATCTGGTATATTGGCATTGCAGTCATATCATATAAATTGGCATAATATGTCCCTGGTCTTGATCCATCAGGAGTTCCTCTTTGATAGAAGGCTTTTCCTGCATTTTTCTCTCTAAAAGGCTCTACTGCTTTTACAATGATATCTGCTTTAGGCTTGGTAATAAAAAGTTCATCAAGTTTAGATTTCATCGTATCAATTAATCCAACTGCTTGTTTAAGGTATGCTGCTTTTCCTTCTTCGGTATTCGCTAAATAGAATTTTTTATCTTCTTTCATATACTTGAAAAAATCTTGCAATGTTCCTTCATATTTAACCTGCTTCATAATATCCCGCATCTCATTATGAATACGAGCTACTTCTTTTAACCCAAGCTCATGAATCTGATCTGCAGTCATCGTAGTAGTAGTCGTGCGTTGTAATGCATTATTATAGAATGCATCTCCTTTAGGAAATTTCCAGCAACCATCATCTGTAGTTGCTCTTTGTTGTTGTCCTTCTAATAATGTAATAAGATTATCATACGCCGGTTTTACACTGTCTATAAGTCCTTTTTCTGCTTTAGATACCAATTCATTCTGCTCTTCATCAGATAGTTTAAGTGTTGATATTTTATTTTTAAAATCAGCCAGTAAAGTACTTTCCTGATTAGATTTATCAAATGGTTGTCCTACAATAATATTGCGACTATCATCAAGAACTCTGGCAAATACAAATTTAGGAGGAAGGATACCATTCTTTTCTCTGATTTTAATATTTTCTATTGCTTGAGCAAACATTTCATTGATACCATTTAATCTTGAAATGTAAGCTTCTGCATCACTTTTATTCTCAATCTTATGCATATTGATAAGAAAAGCAGGAATTCTGGATTGCATTCCGAACATCTGATTTACTGGATAATCATAGAATCTATATTGAAAATCTGCAATCTCATCTTCGAGATCTTGTTTCATCAATGTATAGCTTAGTGCAGTTGCTTCATTCAAATTAGAAACATCTGCGGAGTCTTTTAAGTAAGCGAGGCGTTCTTTTGCCTTTTCTAGATCTTCTGCTTCCTTTTTAGATGAGATGTCATCCCATTTACCATAATCATCTGTTTTAATCCCTAAATACGTTTGCATCATTGGGGATCTATCAATTTCTTGCTGAAACTGTACTTCAAACCAATCATTTAGTTTTTTTGATTGCTCTTCGACAATACCTTCTTGTGATACAACATCTTGCCTTGGCTCCTTTATTTCTTGTTTACAGCTGGTTAGCAAAAGAAAAGAAGAAAATAGCAATACACTAATTTTTACTTTGGTCATGATAGTATATATTAGGGTTAATTAGTTATTTTAAAATCATAACTTCTATTGCAGAATCATGATACACTTTATGTGTTTGCTTGGTAAAATCAGAAGCAGTTGCCTTAAAGATATTAGGAACGTAGGTCTGCGGATTTAAATCGATTAAAGGAAACCAAGTGCTTTGAACCTGAATCTGTATCTTATGTCCTTTTTTAAATGTATGGTGTATATCCTGTAGCTTAATATTTACATCTGTTTTCTGATTAGCAATAAAAGGTTCTGGTTTACTAAAATCATTTCGAAAACGTCCTCTCATCACTTCACTACGAACCATCATATGGTAATTAGCCATTTTTAAATATTTCTGTGTTTCCTCTGTATCTTTAGCATCATTAGGATACACATCTATCAATTTTACCGCCCAGTCTGCATCTGTACCCGTTGTAGCCACCTTTAGCTTTGCTAATACTTCTCCTGATATTGTCATATCCTCGGTAAGCACAGGAGTTTCATAAACTAAAACATCAGGACGATGTGCTGCAAATCGCTGATCGTCTGTCATATATTTTCTTGGTGTAAACACCATTTTAACATCTTCAGAATATGGAACTGGTTTTTTGGGATCACTTATAAATTCTGAAGATCCTGTACCACTTTTATCAGACAATTCATCATTAGCAGAAAGATAGAATGTCTTTTTCTCTATAGCTTTCGGAGGCCAACTTTCATAAGAATTCCACTCCTTTTTTCCGGTATCAAAAATTTGAATTTCTGGTAATCCGGTTTTTCCATCTGCATCTCCTTTTAGAAAGTGATTAAAAAAAGTAGTCTCTACATTTTTTTGAAAATTCAAAGAAATATCATCTCCAAAATACACATTACCAATAGCTTGTCGTTTTTTGGTTCTTGCCCAATCCCCATGACTCCATGGTCCAAAAACCATGATATTATAATTATCACTTTTCTTTTCGATATTTTCATAAGTCTCAAAAGGCCCATATAAATCTTCGGCATCAAATAAACCTCCTACAGTCATTACTGCAGGTTTGATTTTTTGAGTTTTTAAATGCTGAATTATTCCTCTTTTTTGCCAGAATTCATCATAATTTGGGTGTTCCTTTAATTGTGTCCAAAACACATTATCTTCTTTATAATACTGATCTAAAGTGCTTAACGGTCCAGCATCCAGAAAGAATTGATATTGATCTTCACTTGGTAATTTTGCAAATTCATACCAAGCCTCAGAGGTAGGCTTCGTTTTTTCATGTCCAAATAGAGGAGTAACTCTCCAATAACTTAATAAATACGCTCCATTATGGTGAAAATCATCAAAAAAGAAATCACCAATGCATGCTTGTGGCGATACTGCTTTTAGAGCTGGGTGTGCATCTAGCAAGGAATACGTTGCATAAAAACCAGGATATGAGATTCCCCATATTCCTACTTTTTTATTGGTATTGGATACATTCTTTACTAACCAATCTATCGTATCATAAGTATCACTGGCTTCATCAAATTGTTTCCCTTTTTTACCAGGAATATAGGCTCTCATATTGTCATATACTCCCTCACTCATCCAGCGTCCACGTACATCCTGATAGACAACAATATTACCTTCTTTCATCAAAAATTCATTTGGACCTATTTTAGATCTAAATTGATCTTTACCATATGGTCTCGAACTATACGGAGTTCGATGCATTAAAATTGGGTATTTTTTTGAGGTATCTTTTGGAGTATAAATTGTTGTATGAAGTTTAACTCCATCTCTCATCATTATATCAACTTCTTGCTTTGTGTAGTGTTCTTTTACATCATAGGAATCGACTTCCTGAGAGAACATAATACTTGCGAAAAGAAGCATTATGCTCCTTAAAAGAATAAATCTGACTGACTGCATTGGTTTAAATTTAGTTTATTGCTGAAGATAAAAAAATGGTACTGCGAGCCAGATGGTTTTAAGGAGATTTTAACAACTTACAAGAAATAATACGTTTGTAACATGCTCCACCCCATATAACCTCCCTATAAACCTGAGTTAGACGTAAGAAAATCATGTCAATTCGATCTGATACTTCGACATAGCTCAGTACAAGCTGGAAGATTGTCGCTTTTTATAACATTTTAGCTTAGGTCGAACTCAGGTTATAAAGAAGTATGTTATTTTTTTATACATGGCTTTCCTGTAACTTTTTCGAATGCTATAACTTTTGCTAAACTGTAATCTCCAAAAAGCATTTTTTTAAGTTCGAATTTTGCTTTTATGTAGTAGTTTTTATCAGACATTTTAAATGGACTTTCGGGCCATAATTTATCAAAATCTACTTTACTTACGTATACCCATTTAATAGTATCATATGGTTCTGCAAGCCATATTCTTTTATTCCTATTTATAGATTCAAAACTATATCTTAAATAATCTTTCTGTTCTATATCAATCATTTTATATTTTATAGAAGAGTCAATTATTATCACTGAATTCAAAGTCAAAAACCGATATCTAAATAATAGAACTAAAAAAACAAGAAAGATTACTCCACAGATACTTATAAAAACATTCATTATTCACCGGCGGTTTTAGTAATTTTTAATGTAAGAAATTTACTTAGTAAAATTCTTCAGGCCTAACTGTAACCACTTAAGGTATTCACTTGTATCTGGAGTATAAGCTGCGGTCTTATTAAGTAAATTCATATCTGCATCTAATAATGCATAATAAGGTTGTGAGTTATTTTTAAAGTTTAAGGTCTGAAATGTCGCCCACTTATCGCCTATTGTTCTTATCTCTTTAATTCTTCCATCAGGTTTTAAAAACTTAAATTGGTCGTTTTCTGATAGTTTTTCACGATCATCAACATATAGAGAAATTAAAACATATTTGTTCTTAAGGAGATCAATAATTTCTGGATGGCTCCATACCTGTTCTTCCATTTTACGACAATTCACACAAGCCCAACCTGTAAAATCAAGCATAATTGGTTTGTTTTGTGCTTTGGCTGCTTTTACTCCCTCTTCAAAATCAGTATATGCATTAAGTCCTAAGGGTCCATGGGCTTCTTTTTCATAAATACTATAAAATAATGGTGGAGGGAAACCACTTAACAATTTTAGATTCGCATAGACTGTATTGGTAAGTCCCGGAATCAAATAGATGACAAAAGCCAATGTAATAATCCCTATAGTTTTTCTTCCTTTACTTAGTTTTTGTATTGGACTATCATGAGGAAAGCGTATTTTACCAAAAAGATATAAAGTTAGCCCCAGGCCAATAATAATCCAAATACCAATAAACACTTCTCGTTTTAAAATCCCCCAGTGTTCTACAAGATCTGCATTTGATAAAAATTTAAATGCCAATGCAAGTTCGATAAAGCCCAAGACTACTTTTACGGCATTTAACCATCCTCCACTTTTTGGTAAAGAGTTTAGCCAATTAGGAAATAGTGCAAATAATGCAAATGGCAGTGCCAAGGCTAATCCAAAACCTCCCATACCAAAACTTAGCTGCATTGCTCCTCCATCACTACTA
Proteins encoded:
- a CDS encoding CocE/NonD family hydrolase encodes the protein MQSVRFILLRSIMLLFASIMFSQEVDSYDVKEHYTKQEVDIMMRDGVKLHTTIYTPKDTSKKYPILMHRTPYSSRPYGKDQFRSKIGPNEFLMKEGNIVVYQDVRGRWMSEGVYDNMRAYIPGKKGKQFDEASDTYDTIDWLVKNVSNTNKKVGIWGISYPGFYATYSLLDAHPALKAVSPQACIGDFFFDDFHHNGAYLLSYWRVTPLFGHEKTKPTSEAWYEFAKLPSEDQYQFFLDAGPLSTLDQYYKEDNVFWTQLKEHPNYDEFWQKRGIIQHLKTQKIKPAVMTVGGLFDAEDLYGPFETYENIEKKSDNYNIMVFGPWSHGDWARTKKRQAIGNVYFGDDISLNFQKNVETTFFNHFLKGDADGKTGLPEIQIFDTGKKEWNSYESWPPKAIEKKTFYLSANDELSDKSGTGSSEFISDPKKPVPYSEDVKMVFTPRKYMTDDQRFAAHRPDVLVYETPVLTEDMTISGEVLAKLKVATTGTDADWAVKLIDVYPNDAKDTEETQKYLKMANYHMMVRSEVMRGRFRNDFSKPEPFIANQKTDVNIKLQDIHHTFKKGHKIQIQVQSTWFPLIDLNPQTYVPNIFKATASDFTKQTHKVYHDSAIEVMILK
- a CDS encoding DUF885 family protein, producing MTKVKISVLLFSSFLLLTSCKQEIKEPRQDVVSQEGIVEEQSKKLNDWFEVQFQQEIDRSPMMQTYLGIKTDDYGKWDDISSKKEAEDLEKAKERLAYLKDSADVSNLNEATALSYTLMKQDLEDEIADFQYRFYDYPVNQMFGMQSRIPAFLINMHKIENKSDAEAYISRLNGINEMFAQAIENIKIREKNGILPPKFVFARVLDDSRNIIVGQPFDKSNQESTLLADFKNKISTLKLSDEEQNELVSKAEKGLIDSVKPAYDNLITLLEGQQQRATTDDGCWKFPKGDAFYNNALQRTTTTTMTADQIHELGLKEVARIHNEMRDIMKQVKYEGTLQDFFKYMKEDKKFYLANTEEGKAAYLKQAVGLIDTMKSKLDELFITKPKADIIVKAVEPFREKNAGKAFYQRGTPDGSRPGTYYANLYDMTAMPIYQMEALAYHEGIPGHHMQRSIAQELQDIPKFRKFGGYTAYTEGWGLYTELLPKEIGMYSDPYSDFGRLAMELWRACRLVVDTGIHSKKWSREEGIKYYVDNTPNAESDAVKMVERHIVMPSQATAYKIGMNKILELRENAKKALGDAFDIREFHDVVLTNGAVPLTILEGLVEKWVASKSTDKIKEEVGS